AAAAAAACATTTTTAAGCCTTATTTTCTTTAAAAAATATTTTTAAAAGAGGATTTTTACTTTCCTTAAAAAAGTTTTTTGGATCTTTTTTAAGTTTTTTAAAAAGCCTATAAAATTTAGTATGAGAAAGCTTTGTGATGAAGGGGCTTAAAAGGCTTAAGCGTAAGCCTTTGAAATGTCCAAGTTCAAATTTATAAGCTGTGTAGGCTAGGGAGTTTAGGCTGATTTGATTTTTGCTTTTATCCGGACCTTGTTTTTTGCAAAAGGCTTCAAATTCTTTGATTTGTTCATAAAAAATTTGATGATTTTTTTCTTTGTGATCAAGATAGCCGTTTTGATTTGGATTTTCATGCCAAAAATGAAGAGCATAGATCCCATAAAAAGCTCCCTCATATCCAAGCAAGGAAAACAAAGCCCTAAAGCCTTTAAATTCGCTAAAATCCCAAGTCCTGCTATCATAACTTAGATCCTTTGGCAAGGCTTCAAAATAAGAGCTTTGCCTTAAAAATCTAAGCAAAAACTCAAAGTCTTCATAACCATGCCCTATAAATTTATCACTAAAGCCCTTAAGTTTTAAAAAGATTTGCTTGTTATAAACGATCAAAGATGAGGCAAGAGCGAAATTTTGAATAAATCTTTTTTCCTTACTCATCAAGTCATTTTGAGCTAGGCTATCCCATGTTTTTTCATCATTTTTTTTAAGTAAAGTGCTTCCTTCTTTGCTTAAATAAAGACAAGGAAGCATTAAAAATTTGTTTTCATTTTCTGCGATTTGTTTTGTTTGGATAAACT
This genomic interval from Campylobacter sp. MIT 99-7217 contains the following:
- a CDS encoding galactosyltransferase-related protein; protein product: MKLSIIIPFGTSLQRAFIKERVEEKANFYTSDTNVEFIFVEGFSSLKHPELKELILKQGHIYLKDEAQELSCAFSQGECRNLGARHARAEAIMFLDVDCYLSLFSLQRLLQFIQTKQIAENENKFLMLPCLYLSKEGSTLLKKNDEKTWDSLAQNDLMSKEKRFIQNFALASSLIVYNKQIFLKLKGFSDKFIGHGYEDFEFLLRFLRQSSYFEALPKDLSYDSRTWDFSEFKGFRALFSLLGYEGAFYGIYALHFWHENPNQNGYLDHKEKNHQIFYEQIKEFEAFCKKQGPDKSKNQISLNSLAYTAYKFELGHFKGLRLSLLSPFITKLSHTKFYRLFKKLKKDPKNFFKESKNPLLKIFFKENKA